Genomic window (Haladaptatus caseinilyticus):
AGCCAACCAAGCTGGAAGTGATCACATGCGGGTTAGTATAGAATACCAACCATCGTTAGCGCCTGTACCGTTCAAACACAAACGAATGAGAGACAGGGGGAGGGCCGAATCGTCAGGGGGTGTTAGTCGTCGTCAGTGGCGGTCAAGAATTCCGTCACCCACTTACCGGGTGAGAGCGGGTCAAGGGACGGAGCGTCGATCAACGCCGCCCTGTGACTGATCTCGTGCCCGCAGGAAGAGACTGTAATCGCCGACGGGCCGCGAATTGCCGTCACTGTCACCGTTTGGCCGCACACCGGACAGCGTTGTGGACTCATTCGGTAGCCTCCTTAACGCGGAGAATACCACCACAGTCACCACAACTGTACTTCTCAGGCTGTTTCACAACCTTCGAGCGCCGGTAGCGCGCAAGTCGTCCCTTACAGTCCTCGCAAATTACCCACCAGTTCGGCGAGTTGAACCGCTCACAGTGCTGGGTTGTGTCGAGGGCGTCCGTCCACCGCTCGAACGTTCGCCCGTGATCTGCCTCGCCGAACTCGTGATACTTCCAGGCGTGAATGAGTTCGTGACGCATCGTCGAACTGAATTGCTCCCAGCCGTGTTGCTCGAAGGCGTCCCATGCGAGCGAGATCGTGATCTCGCCTTCTCAGGGGTTGGATCTTGTTTTGACGGCGAAGGAAACGGATAGATCCGACGATTTATCCAATATCAGGCATATTGTGGATTGACCCCGTCTCCGTGGAGACTGTAAACATAGGAATTGAAGATCATCCGTCACAAAGAATCTGAGTGAAGAACACTAATGCCCTCACTGCTGGGTTCTGATGACCACTGGTTCACCCTCCTCACAGCGACGATTGTTGTTGGAGTATTGTATGGAGCGTTCTCGGTGCCCTGGTATTGGGCGCTGGTTGCTGGTATGATCGTCTCTGGTGTGGTTGAATTTGCAATTAAAGAGGTTCCACCGGAGACTGATGCATATGATCCAAACCAGTATCAACTATGGCATAAGGCGTTCGGGGATCCCCAGGATAGCAACAAGGGTGCTATGAGAAAAACACCCGCTGAGACAGACGGGTCTTTAGACACTCTCCGTAATCGATACGCCAATGGGGAACTCACTGACGAGCAGTTCGAGCAGAAAGTTGAGAAGGTGTTAGAGTCCAAGTCGGTAGATGGATCCAACGAACGCGAAAAAGCACATGATGTACTCACCGAGAGTAACGACTGAAATCCCATCAATTCATTCGCAGTGTAACTGAACGTCTACCGTACGGAGAATCGTCCTTCAGTTCGCGTCTTAACAAGGTTTCAGGATTAGATTTCGTCGCCCCTGCTGACCGCTGACGGCGGTGGGTCACTTCCCATTCAATCGACTCAAAAAGTAACTCTGGGAAATGTTCTGCAGCGACGTCCGCCGCGTGCGCCTGCACTCGGTTGAGCAGCCCGCGCTCAGTCCTCGGTGTGTTCGAGCTTTCGGTCAGCGTTCGCTGGGTAGCGACATCCGCAAAATCCTCCTTGCTCTGTCATAGTCTCACGAAATGCCACTGCACCGTCTCAGGACTACTGTGATGTTGCTCCAAAATCCACCTTTCCCGTTGTCGGTATTAACCGCTGTATCATACTTTCCGACCAGACTACCTCCAGTCTGGATGCTGTTGACCAGTTCGTTCAATAAGCGGTGTGCATTCTGAGGAACCGTTAAGGTTGTTCACGGCGTCTCATTCTCCGTGTGGCGACGGATACAACGGCCGTCAAGAACGCGATCGTTGTCGAGAACCTGACAAAGTACTACGGCGACGTTCGGGGGGTGGAAGACCTATCGTTCACAGTCACGACAGGGGAGATATTTGGGTTTCTTGGACCGAACGGCGCAGGGAAGTCGACGGCCATCCGGGTATTGCTCGGACTCTTGAAGCCGACGCATGGGACGGCGAGGATACTGGAAAACGATGTAACCGACCGTCATGCAGCCATCGCAGCCCGCAAGAACATCGGGTACGTCCCAGGCGATGTGGGGTTTTACGAGGACGCGACCGGTGAGAGATTGCTCGATTATTTCGGATCACTATCAGGTGATGAGCGTCGCGAGGAACTGCTCGAACGATTTCCCATCCCTCGCAATCGGAAGGTGAAGGCCTACTCGCGAGGGAACAAACAGAAGCTCGCACTGATTCAGGCATTCATGCACGATCCTGACCTCGTCGTGATGGACGAACCGACTGCCGGGTTAGATCCGCTGGCACAGAACGCAGTCTACGAGTTCCTCCAAGCCGAACAGCAGCGCGGTGTTACCGTTTTCTTCTCGACCCACATCCTGAGCGAGGTACGAAAGCTCTGTGATCGGGTGTGTATCATCCGCAACGGCCGACGCGTCGCGTTGGAACAGATCGACACCCTGGTCGAGAAGAGTGGGAAGGTCATCCGTCTCGACTTGGCGGAATCCCCGGCACCTGATGACCTCACCTTCGAGGGTGTCGCAAGCGCGAGCCGCGACGCAGACGACTACTATCGGTTAGTCGTGACTGGCAACGACTTCGAGGGAATGGTGGACGTTCTTGACCAGTACACGATTAGAGACATGGAGATTCGGGAAACGTCACTGGAGGATGTCTTCATCGAATTCTACGCCGAGGATGTGGATCGCGAGATGAAACGTATAGAACCGCCACCAGAGAGGGACTGGAAAACGGAAGGAGAGCGATCGTAACGTGTTCGAGATTACGCAGTTCGAAACCACCAAACGCGTCCGAGGGACGCTGATATTGACGGTGGCACTGGTCATGCTCATCGCACTCACCGTCGGCCTGTTTCCCTCGATAGAGAGTGCCGGTATCGACCTGGACGCCTATATCGAAAGCCTTCCTGAAGAGACCCGACGTGCCTTTATCGGCAACGTCACGACTATTACCACTATCGAGGGCTATCTGGCCTCGCAGTTCTACCAACTGGCGTGGCTGCTCGTGCTCGGCGTCTACTACGCGTACGCGGCGGCATCGAGCGTTGCGAGTGAGGTAGAGAACAAAACGCTAGAACTGGTGCTCGTTCACTCGGTCAGCCGGTCACAACTCGTCGTCGGAAAGTTCTTCGCCCTCGTCCCGAGTATGATCGCCGTCAACGCACTCAGCTATCTCGCCGTCTACGGTGGCGTCCGCTACATCGACGAAGTCATCGACCCGATGGATCTCTTTGCGCTTCACGCTTACTCCATCGGGTATCTCCTCGCCTGCGCGGCCCTGGGGATGGTCGCGTCGGTCGTCTTCGATACGGCACGGCGTGCGCAGATGGTTGCTATCGGGAGTGTCTTCGGAATGTTTATCATCGACTCCTTTACTTTCGATACTGACTATGAGTGGGTGGGTGACTTCGCCTTCACTCGCTACTATGATGTCGGTGAGATACTGACAGAAGGAACGGTTGCGTGGAGCGACCTGGCCCTCCTCGTCGTCTCCGCCGTTCTCCTGCTCATCGTCAGCGCTGAGTTGTTCGAACGCAAAGACGTCTGACTACGTTCCTCGTCGCAACCACCACCCGACGGCCACGAGCACTGCGGCGATGACAGCGACCGTCGCAATGACTGGAAATCCCGGTCCGCGTTCCCGTTCTACCTGCACGGGAACCTGATAGGGACCAGCGACGCGGCGCTCTCTATTGGGTGTCTCATAGGTGATCGTCACGGTTGCTGGATGTCGCCCTGCTATGGCTTCATCCCCCACCGTCAACTGGAACGCGGCGGTTCTGGACTCGTTGGGGGAGAGTACACCGACGTACGCGTTTGGATCGTCACTGGTCAGTGGTTCATCAACCTGCAGCCGCGCCGTCACGTTCGTCAGTGGCTGCCCAGCATTGTTGCTGACCTGGACGCGTAACACCCCACTCTCATCACCGCCGAACGACGCTGCCACTGGATCGATGACGAACGGTTCGCGCTTGTTTCCGACTCGGATTGGTGCCTGAAGTGGATCGCTCGCCGTCCGTTCTCCCTCCCGATTGCGGTACACGACGCGGAACGTGAGCTCGCGTGGCCCCGCATTTGTGGCATTGATCGCGTTGATGTCGAATCGGAACGGCCGTTGTTCGCCGGCTGGAATCGTTCCGAGTGGGTAGATCCTTTCCTCGGGTTGGAGAGTAGTCGTGTTTGTCTCGAGGATGAGCACCGCGTCTTGCACCGCCCTCGGCCCGGTGTTGACGACTGCACCGGTCGCTCGTCCCTCGTCGCCGACGCGAAGTGTGCTCGTCACGTTCTGGAGCGCGAACGACTGCTCAGCGTTCGGGATTACTCCGAACAGTTCGGTTGTCGTCCGAGTACGCGTGCCATTCGCCCGATAGGACACGGCGACCGAGAAGGGGTAACTCGCGACGACAGTGTTGTTGGTCGCCGTAGCTTCAAACTCGAATGTGATATCCTCGTTCGTGGCCCATTCGCCGACGAACTGCGTAGCGTTTTGTGTCCGCCCGAGCCGAATGTTCCGGCTCCGCGATTGCAGGGTGACAATTGCGTCACTGACATCCGGCCCCGTGTTCTCAATCGTGACTGCGATCGTACCAGAGTCTCCAACTTGGACGTTCGATCGAATCGATGTGACTTCGAACTGCTCGAGACGGATTGCCTCGGAGGGCTGGACGGTGAAAGTGAACGGGGCGGTGCGTACACGAGAGCCGTTCGCTGCGGTATAGGCGATGACCGCTTGAAATGGGTAGCTCCGTGTCTCCGCGAACTCCTCGGCAAGGATGTCGAACGTCACCGACCGCCGCTCGCCGCTCGCCCACGGGCCGATGGACTTGGTAGCGTTCTGATCCGAGCCGAATCGAACGCTCTCGTTTGGAGCCATAACAAGGATACTCGCATTCGTGACGGTGTCGCCAGTGTTGACGAACGTCAGTGCGAGCGTGCCCGATCCGTCGACTGGTACGTTTGACGAGGTCGAAATCAACCGGAACCGTCCGTCTTGTTCGGTTACAGTTAGTCCACCATTCCCCGCCGTGGTTGGCGACGTCTCCTGTGCGATGACAGAATCGGTCGGGCTAGTGCTCGCTACAACGGACGCGACGCCAAGTGACACGAGCGAGACCGTCAGAACCACCGTGAGCCACCGGTTGGTCACCTCAGACATTCGTCCTGATTATCCGTACATATGCAGTGACGCTTGCTATCGCCTGAGAGCATTATGTTCGTCATTTGGCCCTCACTGCTCGATTCGGCTGCGTCGTATACCGGAAACCATCCCCCATTCCGATAGATGGCATCTATTTCTCCCCCGTCAGGGTACACGACGACGAGGCCTATAGGTTTGACTCCTGGTTGTTCGGCCGATTACGTACCAAATTATGCATAGATTGATCCGGGAATACCGGGGGTTATCCACTTCCGCTTTGTGATCTAATGGGAAGTGAATCTACCAACAGCTCATTGGTCGAAATCGGGTTTCTGAGGCACTGAAATTGGTAATAAAGATACAATAAATCCTATACTGCGATATTAAATCAATAATACACAGTGGCGAGAGCCCTCAGCAGGTAGCGTTCCTGGAATGAACGACTTCAGTGATCACAACGGATTCGTACTTCTGCAAACCGTCGCCGTGTCGTTCGCGCTTCTCCTCGGAATTGAGGATAGATAACGAATTCCCGGTAGTAGAAGAACCGACAGCGGTGTGAAAATCCACGGGATTTAACGAGTCGTGCGTGAACGACCGAGTAATGCAATCCATCGATGAAATTCACATCGCACCGCTGGGATACGAATTCGACCGAATCGTCGGCCCAGTCCATCAACACGGTGTCGATGTCCTCTATCTCCTCGAACACGACGGTCCGGCGAGCGAGCGGCCTGACTATCACGACGAACTGAAATCCGTTCTTCGGGGCGACGGTATCGACGTCAGGAGTAAAGCCGTCGATCTGCTCGACATCTACGACGTGCTTGGCGTCGTTACGACACTCGTCTCCGACCACGAGGACGATATCGTTCGCGTGAACGTTTCGAGCGGGTCGAAACTCTCTGCGGTCGGCGCGGCCATCGCCTGTATGGCGACCGATGCGACGGCGTACTACGTGCAACCGGAAGGATACGCACATCAAGACCGTAACGAACGACAAAGCTACGGATACGTCGGCGAAGAGGTACTCCCCACCTATCCCATCGAATCACCGACGCGGGACCAAGTCGCTGTGATGGATTACGTAGACGAAGCGGATACCGAGGTGTACACGCCGAAGAAAAAGGACATCATCGACTACGCGGAGGCCGCACATCTGTCGTTCATTTCCGACAGCGACCCGGCGAACGACAAGGCAAAATTCGCTCTGTTGAATGCCAATATCGTCGATCCGCTCGTGGAGGACGGCTACGTCAATGTGAAAAAAGTGGGGCGACAAAAGCAAGTGACGTTGACCGAGACGGGTCGAGACGTGCTTCGGGCCTTTCGACACAAGCTCTGAGAGACTGTTTCGGTCGAAGCTATCGTGTTCAGGTCGCATAGCTGGCCGAGAGCCCAGAATTCGACCGATGTTCCCGTGAAACCTATCGTGTCCGCTTCTTTCATTGCGCACGTGATCGAAGACAGGGTCGGTCAGGTCGAAAGAACAGTTTCGATAGTATAGATAGTTAGTATACTATCGATAGTTTTGTAATAGTACTGAATAAGGTACTGGCCGAACTACTATTTGATGACGACGTAGCACTACTCCACCCCCTCGGCCGACGACAGCCCCCTGTGCGGTCCCCCCGCTTCGGCCCTCACTCCAAAACAGTTCGGTTCACCAACCGACAGTCTCCCCCCGCTAACCGCTTCGGCTCCCTCCACTCGTCGGACGAACCCTACTCGTCATCGGTTCTCACCCTCCTGTCGAAAGCGTTCGCTCGAAACCGAAACGCGAAAACGAAAATTCGACCCGTGATCAGTTCATCCGGATATATTCCATCAGGCCGCGTATCGTCGCCTGCAAATCCGCCTTATCGACCGGCTTTTCGAGAATGGTTTGTGCCCCCCGGCTGACCGCTTTCTGACGCATTGCGGGCGGAATCTGTGCGGCGAGGACGAGCATGGGAATATCTCGGTTGTTGAGCTGCTCACATCGCTTCCAGATGTCCTCGGTGAATCCGTCCACGTCGAGAACGGCGAGCGCCACGTCGTCACGATGCTGAAGCAGTTCGTCGAACTCCCCCATATTCGTCGCTATCTCGACGTCGTATCCACCGTTTTCGAGGAGTCCAGCGAGCAGTTCGAGGTTTCGCTCTCGCTTACCGAGCGCGAGAATGAGGGCCGCCTCACCCATTGTGGTTTCCTGATGCCGACTGCGCCACCTCCGGAGAACCCGAAAGGACGCTGTTCAGTTCGGTCAAGGGTTCCCCGACCTTGAGACCGTGTTCCGTGATTTTGAACTCCCGAAGGCTTCGCTCGAAGTCGCTCGTGCGCTTTTTCAGGACGCCAATAGCTTTGCGCATCTCGCCGGTGACTTCGAGATGACGAAGAAAAACAATATTGTCCGCAAGGTAGCTGATTCCCGCTTCGGTCGCTTGAAACTCACCAGTAATGGTGTCGATTTCGTCCACGAGAATGACGGTGACCCCCATGTTCTTTAGATAGCGACAAAGCGAATGGAGTTTTCGAACCAACACACGGTCGTCGTCGTCCCTGAGCGAGAGTTTGTAGCCGTCGATACCGTCTATCATCACGATGCTCGTGTCGTTTTCTTCGACCTCCTTTCGTACTCGGTAGGCGAATTCGGTCGCGGAGCAATCGAGGGGTTTCATCTCCTCGACTTCGAGGGCACCCTGTTCTTGCATCCGTTTGACGGGGATATTGATGGTCTGGCTCCGTTCGCGGAACGTTTCTAGCGTTTCCTCGAACATATACATAACCGAGCGCTCGCCGCGACCGGCAGCCTCCTTCATGAACTGCGTTCCGACGGTGGTCTTCCCAACTCCTGTCGGGCCGCTGAGAATGCTGATGGTGCCGCGTTCGAGGCCACCGTGGAGCAGTTCGTCAACCTCCGGAATCCCCGATGAAACGGATTCGATTTCGAAGGACCGGGAATGTTCTGTCGGAGAGATTTCCGGATAGACGGAGAGACCACCCTGTCCGATGCGCATCGCATGGTCACCTTCGTTGACGGAGGAACCACGGAATTTCGGGACGCTGATGGTTCGCCCGTGGGAGGAGTGTTCGAGTTCAATCGTGCCGTCGGTCATGTATTGTAGGTCGTCGTCGGACGACTCATCACTGTGTTGTGACGTGAACAGAACCGTTGCACCTTGCTCCTTCAGATAGTGCATGAACGCGATGACCTGTTTTCTGAACTGATACTCGTCGGAAGTGAGGTGACGAAGGCGAGTGAGCGGGTCGATAAACACGCGGTCGGGGTCGATGGACTCGACACGGTCAGTAATCGCCGTCGTCAGTGGTTCCTGTTCAACTTCGCTCGGTGTGAAAATGTCATACGATTGTTCATCGACGAACACGTCCGAATCCGGACTCAAATCGAGGAAATGGACGTCCGAAAGGTCGATATCGAGCGTCGATGCGTTGTCCCGAATATCGTCTGCCGACTCCTCGAGATTAACAAATAACACCGTTTCGTCCGCTTCGACACCTGCGGTGAGGTATTTCATTCCGAGGATCGTTTTCCCCGTACCTGGGTCGCCTCGGAGAAGGTAACTCCGCTTCGCGATAAAACCCCCTTGTAAAATTTCGTCTAGCCCCGTCGTTCCCGTCGATATTTTTGTCAATTGACTGTTACTCATACGCGGCGTTGCTATACCTGCACAATGAAACCGTATATTTCTATCGGAGTGGATAGCGGGAAATCAGTGGAGAGTGGTGCAAGTACCATGATTTATAAAATGGAGATCGAACGACCGGGTTTTATTTCGACACCACCTTCAAACAGTCGAGAATGTATCACGACTGCACACAGGTACTCGACTCCGATGCGACGACGTATCCCGATGACCCGCCTGTCGAACTCGCGCCGCACACAACCTTCGAGAAGGATGGCTATCGAGTCACCGAACTCGGGTTCGGAACGCACAGTGGCACGCATATCGATGCGCCATCCCATACCGAACCCGACGGGCGGACGCTCGATTCGTTTCCCATCGAGACGTTCGTTTTCGATGCAGTACTGGTCGACTGCCGTGGCAAAGCGGCGCGCGAACCGATCGACCGTACCGACCTCCCGAAATCAACAGGCGGTGACCTGCTCGTCTTTCACACCGGATGGGACGCCCATTGGGGGACGGATGCGTACTTCGACCATCCGTATCTATCTGCGGAAGCCGCGAGATGGTGCGCCGACAACGGATACCATGTCGCCATAGACGCGCTAAACGTGGACCCGACGCCCACCGAGGGGGCAGGCGACGTATCAGGGAACGCTAAAGACAAACCTGAGGGAGTTCCTGCTCACCACGCACTTCTCGGGACCGACCACCTCATCGTGGAAAACTTGACCAACCTCGACGGATTGCCGGAACAATTCACCCTCGACGCGTTCCCATTATCGGTGAGCGATGCCGACGGTTCACCGGTTCGTGCCGTAGCGGAGTTCCAACCGTAGCAATCGAGACAGTCAGCCATGGAGGAGATCGATTCGTCGACCGGAAGACGCCATCGACGTGGAACACGGTGGGTACATCCCCGTCACGAGGGTCAGTCGCGGGGTCGCTGCCGTAGCTGGCCCATTCTACACAGTAAAATG
Coding sequences:
- a CDS encoding SprT-like domain-containing protein, whose product is MTISLAWDAFEQHGWEQFSSTMRHELIHAWKYHEFGEADHGRTFERWTDALDTTQHCERFNSPNWWVICEDCKGRLARYRRSKVVKQPEKYSCGDCGGILRVKEATE
- a CDS encoding SHOCT domain-containing protein, whose product is MPSLLGSDDHWFTLLTATIVVGVLYGAFSVPWYWALVAGMIVSGVVEFAIKEVPPETDAYDPNQYQLWHKAFGDPQDSNKGAMRKTPAETDGSLDTLRNRYANGELTDEQFEQKVEKVLESKSVDGSNEREKAHDVLTESND
- a CDS encoding ABC transporter ATP-binding protein, yielding MATDTTAVKNAIVVENLTKYYGDVRGVEDLSFTVTTGEIFGFLGPNGAGKSTAIRVLLGLLKPTHGTARILENDVTDRHAAIAARKNIGYVPGDVGFYEDATGERLLDYFGSLSGDERREELLERFPIPRNRKVKAYSRGNKQKLALIQAFMHDPDLVVMDEPTAGLDPLAQNAVYEFLQAEQQRGVTVFFSTHILSEVRKLCDRVCIIRNGRRVALEQIDTLVEKSGKVIRLDLAESPAPDDLTFEGVASASRDADDYYRLVVTGNDFEGMVDVLDQYTIRDMEIRETSLEDVFIEFYAEDVDREMKRIEPPPERDWKTEGERS
- a CDS encoding ABC transporter permease, which produces MFEITQFETTKRVRGTLILTVALVMLIALTVGLFPSIESAGIDLDAYIESLPEETRRAFIGNVTTITTIEGYLASQFYQLAWLLVLGVYYAYAAASSVASEVENKTLELVLVHSVSRSQLVVGKFFALVPSMIAVNALSYLAVYGGVRYIDEVIDPMDLFALHAYSIGYLLACAALGMVASVVFDTARRAQMVAIGSVFGMFIIDSFTFDTDYEWVGDFAFTRYYDVGEILTEGTVAWSDLALLVVSAVLLLIVSAELFERKDV
- a CDS encoding COG1361 S-layer family protein; the encoded protein is MSEVTNRWLTVVLTVSLVSLGVASVVASTSPTDSVIAQETSPTTAGNGGLTVTEQDGRFRLISTSSNVPVDGSGTLALTFVNTGDTVTNASILVMAPNESVRFGSDQNATKSIGPWASGERRSVTFDILAEEFAETRSYPFQAVIAYTAANGSRVRTAPFTFTVQPSEAIRLEQFEVTSIRSNVQVGDSGTIAVTIENTGPDVSDAIVTLQSRSRNIRLGRTQNATQFVGEWATNEDITFEFEATATNNTVVASYPFSVAVSYRANGTRTRTTTELFGVIPNAEQSFALQNVTSTLRVGDEGRATGAVVNTGPRAVQDAVLILETNTTTLQPEERIYPLGTIPAGEQRPFRFDINAINATNAGPRELTFRVVYRNREGERTASDPLQAPIRVGNKREPFVIDPVAASFGGDESGVLRVQVSNNAGQPLTNVTARLQVDEPLTSDDPNAYVGVLSPNESRTAAFQLTVGDEAIAGRHPATVTITYETPNRERRVAGPYQVPVQVERERGPGFPVIATVAVIAAVLVAVGWWLRRGT
- a CDS encoding HFX_2341 family transcriptional regulator domain-containing protein, coding for MQSIDEIHIAPLGYEFDRIVGPVHQHGVDVLYLLEHDGPASERPDYHDELKSVLRGDGIDVRSKAVDLLDIYDVLGVVTTLVSDHEDDIVRVNVSSGSKLSAVGAAIACMATDATAYYVQPEGYAHQDRNERQSYGYVGEEVLPTYPIESPTRDQVAVMDYVDEADTEVYTPKKKDIIDYAEAAHLSFISDSDPANDKAKFALLNANIVDPLVEDGYVNVKKVGRQKQVTLTETGRDVLRAFRHKL
- a CDS encoding response regulator, encoding MGEAALILALGKRERNLELLAGLLENGGYDVEIATNMGEFDELLQHRDDVALAVLDVDGFTEDIWKRCEQLNNRDIPMLVLAAQIPPAMRQKAVSRGAQTILEKPVDKADLQATIRGLMEYIRMN
- a CDS encoding ATPase domain-containing protein — translated: MSNSQLTKISTGTTGLDEILQGGFIAKRSYLLRGDPGTGKTILGMKYLTAGVEADETVLFVNLEESADDIRDNASTLDIDLSDVHFLDLSPDSDVFVDEQSYDIFTPSEVEQEPLTTAITDRVESIDPDRVFIDPLTRLRHLTSDEYQFRKQVIAFMHYLKEQGATVLFTSQHSDESSDDDLQYMTDGTIELEHSSHGRTISVPKFRGSSVNEGDHAMRIGQGGLSVYPEISPTEHSRSFEIESVSSGIPEVDELLHGGLERGTISILSGPTGVGKTTVGTQFMKEAAGRGERSVMYMFEETLETFRERSQTINIPVKRMQEQGALEVEEMKPLDCSATEFAYRVRKEVEENDTSIVMIDGIDGYKLSLRDDDDRVLVRKLHSLCRYLKNMGVTVILVDEIDTITGEFQATEAGISYLADNIVFLRHLEVTGEMRKAIGVLKKRTSDFERSLREFKITEHGLKVGEPLTELNSVLSGSPEVAQSASGNHNG
- a CDS encoding cyclase family protein, whose protein sequence is MYHDCTQVLDSDATTYPDDPPVELAPHTTFEKDGYRVTELGFGTHSGTHIDAPSHTEPDGRTLDSFPIETFVFDAVLVDCRGKAAREPIDRTDLPKSTGGDLLVFHTGWDAHWGTDAYFDHPYLSAEAARWCADNGYHVAIDALNVDPTPTEGAGDVSGNAKDKPEGVPAHHALLGTDHLIVENLTNLDGLPEQFTLDAFPLSVSDADGSPVRAVAEFQP